One window of the Alligator mississippiensis isolate rAllMis1 chromosome 5, rAllMis1, whole genome shotgun sequence genome contains the following:
- the LOC132250988 gene encoding general transcription factor IIE subunit 1-like, which translates to MGDQNIITEVPAALKRLAKYMVHGFYGAEYSLALDVLIRYPCVKEDALLQLLKYERKQLRTILNTLKADKFIKLCMRVETGPKGKSTRHNYYIEADEWDSTTSSSFKCPSCFNTYTDLEVNQLFDTFTETFRCTYCNAEVEEDGSALPKRDAGTLLAKFNEQIKPIYALLQETEDVVLPYDLLEPPPTEIPELSESFDQNIYSNVLDINIHPEKWANKYSSVSDMYVQNLVIDVQDSEPKKEKEKVAKEQPIWMSQSTVEEASSAVDPNAEIPKTDANVKESVTDNEVIKTFLIHESKSSSGTRHVPPLAQSKCHESESDTSESEEDTKHVKPGKVVGSDLEQEEQETVDPTVMVSGQPHLYSEVSENPELVSFMTGEEREAYIKVGQEMFQSVFE; encoded by the coding sequence ATGGGAGATCAAAACATTATTACAGAAGTCCCTGCAGCTTTAAAACGCCTGGCCAAGTACATGGTGCATGGCTTCTATGGGGCTGAGTACTCGTTGGCCCTTGATGTGTTGATCAGATACCCCTGTGTGAAGGAAGATGCCTTGTTGCAGCTACTCAAGTATGAACGCAAACAGCTGCGCACCATCCTCAACACACTCAAGGCAGATAAGTTCATCAAATTGTGCATGAGAGTTGAAACCGGGCCGAAAGGGAAGAGTACAAGGCACAATTACTACATAGAAGCAGACGAGTGGGATTCTACCACTAGTTCCTCTTTCAAGTGTCCATCTTGCTTCAACACTTACACAGACCTGGAGGTAAATCAGCTGTTTGACACATTCACAGAGACTTTTCGTTGCACCTACTGCAATGCTGAAGTTGAGGAAGATGGCTCAGCACTTCCCAAACGAGATGCTGGAACCTTGCTAGCAAAATTCAATGAGCAGATTAAGCCTATCTATGCGCTTCTACAGGAAACTGAAGATGTTGTTCTGCCATATGATTTGCTTGAGCCTCCGCCAACAGAAATCCCAGAACTATCAGAAAGCTTTGATCAGAACATCTATTCAAATGTGTTGGACATCAATATCCATCCCGAAAAATGGGCCAACAAGTACTCATCTGTCAGTGACATGTATGTCCAGAACTTAGTTATTGATGTCCAGGATTCTGaacctaaaaaagaaaaagaaaaggtagcCAAAGAACAACCGATATGGATGTCCCAGAGTACTGTAGAAGAAGCATCTTCAGCAGTTGATCCCAATGCTGAAATACCTAAAACTGATGCGAACGTTAAGGAAAGCGTCACTGATAATGAAGTAATAAAGACTTTTCTCATCCATGAATCAAAGTCATCTTCTGGAACAAGGCATGTGCCACCTCTTGCCCAAAGCAAATGCCACGAGTCAGAAAGTGACACCAGTGAATCTGAGGAGGATACTAAGCATGTCAAACCAGGAAAAGTGGTAGGCAGTGACTTAGAACAAGAGGAGCAGGAAACTGTGGATCCTACTGTAATGGTATCTGGACAGCCCCACTTATATAGCGAAGTCAGTGAAAATCCAGAGCTAGTGTCATTTATgacaggggaagagagagaagcttATATCAAAGTGGGACAGGAAATGTTCCAGTCTGTCTTTGAATAG